Within Arcobacter lacus, the genomic segment GTAGCAAGTCGTAAATTTTTTGCCATATTTTTATCTTCTTCATCTACAAATAAACTTTCTATCTCTTCTAAAGTTATTCCTTTTATATTTTCATAACTCAAATCAGCAGTTTTGGAACTTTTATTTTCATTGTTTACATCAACTAAAGTATCTAAAAATTTATCAACTTCTTGATTAGAAGTTTGTTTATTATAAGCTTTCGCTATCGCTATTTCATAATTTGAATTTATCATTAGTTACAATCTTCCTTTTTTGATAATTTTTTTAACTCATTACACGAAAAACCTGCTTCTTTTCTGGCTGTAAAATTTAAATCCATTTTTCTAGTTGTACTTCCAGGAAAAACTTCTTCTATTATTTCTAAATAAGTTGATTCTGGTTCTAAATTCAATCTTTCACACTCATATTTAAACCAAAAATCACCTTTTTTAACATGACTTACTTCTTCTTCTAAAATAATTTTTAAAGCATTTATGAACTTTATATTAAATTCATCTTTATTTGAATTTAGCTTTTTCATAATTTTTGGGTTTTGATCAAGTCCATTAGCTTCAAGATATCTTGGAACTGCTGCCATTCTTCTTAAAAAATCAGGAGTTTGCTCCATAGCTTCAAATAAATTTTTGTGTACAGGAAAATCTCCATAAACTCCACCAAGTTCATGTATCAATTCTTCAAGCATCAAAAAATGTCTTATTTCATCTTCTGCTACTTCTAACCAATCTTGATAATATTTTAAAGGTAAATTATGAAATCTAAGTGCTGCATCTAAAGCTAAGTCAATTGCTGAATATTCGATATGTAAAATTGTATGAACTAAATATTTTTTACCTTCAATAGTTTTAAAATTTTTTATAGGAGGTAAAGCTGTTGGTTTAATTATTTCTAAAAAAGATGAATAAGAAGGATTTTTTAAAGTTGGTGCTTCATAATTATCATCAAAAGAGAGCTTGTTTTCCAAAAAATTTTTATAAAATTTATTAAATTTTTCAATTTTATCTTTTGGCTTACTTGTCAATAAAACTTCTTCGAGCATAGTGAAATAATGCATTAATTAACCTCTTTTTTGATATAATGAAAGAATTTTATCAAACTAAGGTTTAAAATGGAAATTAAACTACATCCTATGGGCGATTATCAAACAAACTGTTATATTGTAACTATTGATAATAAAGACATTATTATTGATCCAGGTGTAGGTGCTTTATCTTGGATTCAAGCAAATGTAAAAAATCCAATTGCCATTTTAAATACTCATGGACATTTTGATCATATTTGGTCAAATCAAATAGTTAAAGAGACTTTCAACATCAAATTATACACACCTAAAGATGATGATTTTATGCTTACTTTAAATCCATATAATATGGGAATGCCTCCATCATATGCTGATATTTTGGTAAATCCTGATGAAGAGATAGAAATAGAAGGTATAAAACTAAAATTTCATCATTTTCCAGGTCATACACCAGGCTGTAGCGTAATTGAAATAGAAAATAGTTTATTTAGTGGTGATTTTATTTTTAAAGGAACTATTGGAAGATTTGATTTTCCAAATTCTGATGCAAAACTTATGAAACAAAGTTTAAATAAAATATTAAATTGGAAAGAAAATTTTCATGTTTATCCAGGACATGGAGATAAAACAACTTTGCAAAATGAATTAGAAACACTTAGACAATGGGAAAGACATATTTAATGAAACAATTTTATGAAAAAATTTTAACAAAAGATCAAGAATTAAAATTGTTAAATTTAAATGATTTTTCTTTAAACATCTTTAACTATTTAAATGCAAATTATCATATTCATTTTTTAAAAATATATATTAAAAAACAAGATAATATTCAAAATTTATTTGATAATTCTCAAAAAGAGCAAGATTATTTATTTCATACTTTAAAATTTAGGCAAAGTAGTGAATATGAAGTTATTTTTAGTCTTTTGTTTAAAACAGAAAAAGAACTTGAAACTGCAAAAACTGAATTAAATTTAATAAAATTTGTGTTGGAAATTTTTTCACAATCTTTATTTAATAAATATTTAGAAAAAGTTATAAAAGATATTTCAATAATTGATAATTTGACAGGAAACTATAACCGTTATTATTTACATCATTATATAGAACCTTTATTTAGTTTATCAAAAAGAAAACAAGAAAAAATTGCTTTTTTAAGAATTGGAATTGATCACTTTAAAGCTGTAATTGATGAATTTAATTATAAGATAGGAGATAAAGTTATAAAAGCTTTATCAAAAATAATAAAAAGTAGTATCAGAGATTCAGATACAGTCGTAAGAATGACAAATGATGGTCATTTAATAATTTTACCAAATATTGCAAATTCTGATAATGCAATTTTAGTTGCAAATAAATTAATAGACAAGTTTAGTAAAGAAAAAATTATTGTAAATGAAGATACAAAACAAACATTAATGAAAACTATTTGTGTTGGTATCACAATTTATCCTGATGATGGTACAGATATAGATACAATAATAAAAAAATCTGATATAGCTTTATATGAGGCAAAAAATATAGGAAGAGGAAAAATATTTTTATTTAGTGAAGAAGAAACAAATAAAATAGAATTTTTTTAGGTAAAAAATGAGTAGTATTTTAAAATTAATAAAACAATCAGCAACAGATGAAAATGCTTTTACATCATTGGAAAGTATTTTTAACTTTTATGAACAATTACAATATGCAACAAATATAAAACAAGTAGCAGAAGATATTTTTGTTTGGTTAAATAAAGATTTTGATGTAAACAATCTTATTTTTTCTCTTTTTGATATAAATAAAAGTACAAAAGAAGATATTTTAATAAAAGGTAAAGAGTTCTATTTAGATGATGATTTATCACATTTTTTTATTGTAAATACTCATACAAATTTAAATGCTACTGTGTCTTTTTGTGCAACTTCGCAAGAACATTCTGAATTTTTAGAAAAAAAATATGAAACAATAGAAGCTGCTTTTTCTCAAGTTTCTCCAATTATTCAAAATAGTATTTTAAAGAAAAATTTTATAGACTCTTTATCTTTAGATTCTGTTACAAATGTTTATACAAGAGATTACCTAATCAATAAATTATCTGAAAGAATTAGATTATTAGAAACTGAACAAAATGAAATGTATTTTCTAATGATAGGAATAGATAGATTTAAAGCTATTATCGATGAGTTTAATTATGAAGTTGCAGATAAAGTTTTAATTGAATTAGCTCGAGTAATTCACTCAAATATTAGTGAATTTGATATGGTAGGTAGATTAAATACAGATGTATTTTTGATTTCACTAAATGACTGTGATGAAATTCAAGCTTCAAATATCGCAAAAAAAATTATTTCAGATTTTTCTGAAATTGATATTTTAGTTAACAAAAAAACTGGTCAAACACTGAAAAAAACTATTTGTATTGGTTTTGAAAAATATACTCCAAGTCATAAAATTTCATTAGATAACTCTATAAAAAATGCAGATACTGCACTTTATGAAGCAAGAAATAAAGGACGAAGTCAATTTTTTAAATTTAATGATTTAAAATCTGAAGATAATATAGAATTATTTTAGAATCTACATTATCTTTCTAGCTTTTATATAAACTCTTTTGGGAGCTGGATAACCTTCAACTGTTTTTGTATTATCATTTGGATCTAAAAAGTCTTCTAAACTTTGATCAAAAGACCATGGAGTTTTTCTTTGTTCTTCACTTGTAGTAATTGTTGTTGCAAGAACTTCAATATCCTCAAACCCTGCTCTTTCCAACCAATTTTTAAGTGCTGAAATTGTTGGAATAAAATAGATATTTGGTATTTTAGAATATCTTTTATTTGGTGTTAAACAAATCTCTTCTTCTCCATCAATCATAAAAGTATCAATTAAAATTTCACCTTTACTGTTTAATCCCTTTGCTAAAGATTTTAATGTTCCAACAGGATCTGGTCTATGATATAAAACACCTAACATAAATATAAAATCAAATGAATGATTATAATATTCTAAATGTTCAACTCCAAGCATCTCATAAATAATATCTGATTTTACAAAATGATTTATAAACTCAAATTGATGTAAAGTAAGAGGACTTGGATCAAAACCTACTAATCTTTTTGGCTTATCTTCAAGCATTCTAAACATATAATAACCATTATTACACCCAATATCTGCTACAACTTTATCTTTTAGATTAAAATATGGACGAATAAGATTGTATTTAATATTACTTTGCCATTCGCTATCTATTTCAAGACCAAATATTTTAAAAGGTCCTTTTCTCCAAGGAATAAGTTTTTTTGCTGTTTGTAAAATAACATTAAACTCTTCTTCACTTAAATCATCTTTTTTCCCTACACTAAACCAATCACCATAATCTATATCTAAATTTGATTTTTCTATTTTACAAGCTTCTTTTAGTTGTAAAAACCAAGGTTCAACATTTTTCCAAGTTCGACATTCTTGTTTTTTATTTTGTAATATTTCTAAATTCATGGGTAGTATTATAGATATTTAAGCTAAAATTCCATCTTAAATTAACGTATTAAAAGAGAAATTAAAATGAGAATCCTAAAATTAGATAAAAAATATAAAAATGATTTTATACATATAAATAATACAACAAAAGAATATTTATCAAATCCAAGTTTTTTTATAGGATTTTTTACAGAAGAAGAAATAAATAGCTTTTTAGAGACTGAAGATAAAGCTATTTTTTATGGAGTAATAGAAAATGAAAAGTTAGTTGCAATTTCAGGACTATTTTTTGAGATTGAAGATTTTTTAGATGAATTAAAATTACTTAACATAAATCCAAAAGATGTAGCAGAAATTGGAGCTTGTATGACATTACCAACTTCTCGTTCAAAAGGATATATGCTTAACTTAAATAAAGAATTATTAGAAGTTGCAAAAACAAAAAAAATAAAATATATTTTAG encodes:
- a CDS encoding ferritin-like domain-containing protein; the protein is MHYFTMLEEVLLTSKPKDKIEKFNKFYKNFLENKLSFDDNYEAPTLKNPSYSSFLEIIKPTALPPIKNFKTIEGKKYLVHTILHIEYSAIDLALDAALRFHNLPLKYYQDWLEVAEDEIRHFLMLEELIHELGGVYGDFPVHKNLFEAMEQTPDFLRRMAAVPRYLEANGLDQNPKIMKKLNSNKDEFNIKFINALKIILEEEVSHVKKGDFWFKYECERLNLEPESTYLEIIEEVFPGSTTRKMDLNFTARKEAGFSCNELKKLSKKEDCN
- a CDS encoding MBL fold metallo-hydrolase gives rise to the protein MEIKLHPMGDYQTNCYIVTIDNKDIIIDPGVGALSWIQANVKNPIAILNTHGHFDHIWSNQIVKETFNIKLYTPKDDDFMLTLNPYNMGMPPSYADILVNPDEEIEIEGIKLKFHHFPGHTPGCSVIEIENSLFSGDFIFKGTIGRFDFPNSDAKLMKQSLNKILNWKENFHVYPGHGDKTTLQNELETLRQWERHI
- a CDS encoding GGDEF domain-containing protein, with the protein product MKQFYEKILTKDQELKLLNLNDFSLNIFNYLNANYHIHFLKIYIKKQDNIQNLFDNSQKEQDYLFHTLKFRQSSEYEVIFSLLFKTEKELETAKTELNLIKFVLEIFSQSLFNKYLEKVIKDISIIDNLTGNYNRYYLHHYIEPLFSLSKRKQEKIAFLRIGIDHFKAVIDEFNYKIGDKVIKALSKIIKSSIRDSDTVVRMTNDGHLIILPNIANSDNAILVANKLIDKFSKEKIIVNEDTKQTLMKTICVGITIYPDDGTDIDTIIKKSDIALYEAKNIGRGKIFLFSEEETNKIEFF
- a CDS encoding GGDEF domain-containing protein, with amino-acid sequence MSSILKLIKQSATDENAFTSLESIFNFYEQLQYATNIKQVAEDIFVWLNKDFDVNNLIFSLFDINKSTKEDILIKGKEFYLDDDLSHFFIVNTHTNLNATVSFCATSQEHSEFLEKKYETIEAAFSQVSPIIQNSILKKNFIDSLSLDSVTNVYTRDYLINKLSERIRLLETEQNEMYFLMIGIDRFKAIIDEFNYEVADKVLIELARVIHSNISEFDMVGRLNTDVFLISLNDCDEIQASNIAKKIISDFSEIDILVNKKTGQTLKKTICIGFEKYTPSHKISLDNSIKNADTALYEARNKGRSQFFKFNDLKSEDNIELF
- the cmoB gene encoding tRNA 5-methoxyuridine(34)/uridine 5-oxyacetic acid(34) synthase CmoB, with the translated sequence MNLEILQNKKQECRTWKNVEPWFLQLKEACKIEKSNLDIDYGDWFSVGKKDDLSEEEFNVILQTAKKLIPWRKGPFKIFGLEIDSEWQSNIKYNLIRPYFNLKDKVVADIGCNNGYYMFRMLEDKPKRLVGFDPSPLTLHQFEFINHFVKSDIIYEMLGVEHLEYYNHSFDFIFMLGVLYHRPDPVGTLKSLAKGLNSKGEILIDTFMIDGEEEICLTPNKRYSKIPNIYFIPTISALKNWLERAGFEDIEVLATTITTSEEQRKTPWSFDQSLEDFLDPNDNTKTVEGYPAPKRVYIKARKIM
- a CDS encoding GNAT family N-acetyltransferase, producing MRILKLDKKYKNDFIHINNTTKEYLSNPSFFIGFFTEEEINSFLETEDKAIFYGVIENEKLVAISGLFFEIEDFLDELKLLNINPKDVAEIGACMTLPTSRSKGYMLNLNKELLEVAKTKKIKYILATAHPENISSNKSLQNLGMNFIKEFTRHNFPRNLYILEL